One window of the Tamandua tetradactyla isolate mTamTet1 chromosome Y, mTamTet1.pri, whole genome shotgun sequence genome contains the following:
- the LOC143672592 gene encoding heat shock transcription factor, Y-linked-like isoform X2: MQVRIAAEEKLFKMEHVSSETQDVSSEDGPTGSEASIRSPLSDHTCTRDSDLRSMIEESAFQALLEVSLIKRPRYTFCVSKPDEDDDFLSLTFPRKLWKIVESDQFKSIWWDENGTSILINEELFKKEVLGRQAPFRIFETDSMKSLIRQLNLYGFSKMRLSFQRSASPADFLAEEKEGSVLNKVNTSTILTIPTLS; the protein is encoded by the coding sequence ATGCAGGTGAGGATAGCAGCTgaggaaaaattatttaagatGGAACATGTTTCATCAGAAACTCAAGATGTTTCTTCTGAAGATGGACCAACTGGTTCGGAGGCCTCCATTAGATCTCCTTTGAGTGATCACACTTGTACGCGAGACTCAGACTTGAGGTCTATGATTGAGGAAAGTGCTTTTCAGGCTTTGTTGGAAGTTTCCTTAATAAAAAGACCACGTTACACCTTTTGTGTTTCCAAACCAGATGAAGATGATGATTTCCTTTCTCTGACCTTCCCCAgaaaactctggaaaatagttgAAAGTGACCAGTTTAAGTCAATTTGGTGGGATGAAAATGGAACTTCTATACTAATTAATGAAGAACTGTTTAAGAAAGAAGTTTTGGGAAGACAGGCGCCTTTCAGAATATTTGAAACTGATAGTATGAAAAGCTTAATTCGACAGCTTAATCTCTATGGATTTAGCAAAATGCGACTGAGTTTTCAGAGATCTGCTTCCCCAGCTGACTTtctggcagaagaaaaagaaggctcTGTTTTAAACAAG